A segment of the Gossypium hirsutum isolate 1008001.06 chromosome D10, Gossypium_hirsutum_v2.1, whole genome shotgun sequence genome:
ttaaaacggGTAGAGTCAGGCCAAACTCGAGCATTGAATGTTCAAGCCCAATCTCggcccatattttaaatgggctTAATTTTTTACTCAAGCCCTTTTCCGTGcttaatatttttgtccaaacattGTCCAATTTTGAGCAAGCCTTCGGACCTGAACGAGTagcccaacccataaatagatcTACATGATATATACTTTCAATTTgtatatgtgatttatgttatagcttaattaaatataaaatcaaatattaaaagcTAAAAGCTAAAAGCTTATTTGAGTATATGTTGAAACATTAAAGTTTTATCCAACTTGTCTGAACAAAATTTGGCCCCTTGTTAGGGAGAAAAGAGGTGGTTTTGGTTTCTTATATTCTCCCCATCTTTCTCCCCCACCACTTGTTTGATCGCTCTGACTATCTCTTCTCTTTCAAGGCTCCCATCCTTTCCTCTCTCTACCTCTACTCCAACACTAACAGCTTGTACAAGCCTAGCATTCAATGGTTGGTCAACACACATAGGCATTGCTATGATTGGAACTCCAAATTTCAAGCTTTCTGTTACAGAACTCCATCCACAGTCACTCACAAATCCCCCAATGCTCGAGTGTTGCAGTATTTTCGCCTGTGGTGCCCAATCTTCCACCATCAGCTCTCTCTCACCAATCCTTTCCAGATATCCTTCGGGTAAGGCCTCATCAAACTTGGGTTTATCTTTATCTCCAAAAGGGAATCTGAGGACCCAAATGAAGTACACCCCACTAAGCTCAAGCCCCTCAGCAATGGCTTCCCTTTCTTTATTCGAGAGATAATACTCACTCCCGAAGGAAACGAACACGGTGGAGGCTTTTCTCTTCTTGGTAAGCCATTCAAGTATCTCTTTCTCGTTCTCATGGTGTTCTTCACTGGCGTCTCGAACCAGTGGACCTGTTGGACCTATCTTCTTGTTTAATAGGATTGAAAGATAGTCCATGTATTTCCCTTCAAGCTCCCTAAAACTCTTAACCAAAATGATATCCGAAGAGTGTCCGAGGCACAGAAGAATCCTTTCTTTACTACTGGAAACAGGTGGAGTACGCCCAAACTCGTTTCTGGAGCTTTTTATTGGCATAAAGCAATCGTTTATGTAAAATTCAGGAAAGGGAAACTCCTCCCTTTTAAGGTTCTTCCATGCATGAAATGTGAAAGAAGCCGCAGCTACAGAAGCAGTGTAGAAAAGTATGGCAGGTATGTTGAGTGAGGAAGCAAGTGTAGGTGCCCAGGGTTGAAACAAATCATAAATAAACAAATCCGGGTCAAGGGTTTTCAATATTGTGGCAAAGCCATCCCTGGACATGTCGACGGATTTAACTAGAGTGTTCATTAGATGGGGTGGCAATCCTTTGGTGGTTTGGTAGTAGGAAGGAAGCTGAGGCAACAATGGCAGCTTGAGCtcaatgaattgaattgaaagtgAGTGATTAGGTGAAATTTTTGGCTTGATGGAATCAAGATTTACAGCAGTGGAACAGAAGTAAACGTACAAGTTTCGGTTCGTGGGCTTCTTGGCTAGCTCTAAGAAGGGTGAAATATGGCCTTGAGCTAACCATGGGAACATTAACTCACGAATTCTCTTTTGCTTTGTATCCATCTCTCGATTTCTACCTCTCTTACTTTTGCTCTCTATGTTTGATCtacttataaataaatgaaagtaCAGAACATCAATTATTAGGGGTGATAAATAtgctgttttttttaaatttaattaaatatgatgttttttttataattacggGATATGTTGTTATTGGAAAGAGAGTGAAAATACGTCTTACAGCTTGAGTAGGAGAGAAATCGAACTTGGGACTCAAAGATAAAAgcactaacatttaaccatttgACCAAAAAAGCCTTGCAGGGCTGGCTTTCACTTTTTCTCTCCAAAAACAGTGTATCCTAGTAAATATAAAAAACGACATATTTCTTTAAAATCTCcctattaaaatgaattaatgtGTCACAATTATCTAACCATCTAACCAAAAGAACTAATGTGTcaaaatacaaatgtgagtaaTAAAAGAATCGAGCTCTAGACTCAAGGATAAAAGaactaacatttaaccatctaaccaaaagaactaaattatcaacatttaacatttaaccatATACCTGTAGGACgtgttttcttttctctctaaaaataaaaaagtcgAAACCGAAAAGAGAGGGCATGGAAGCCCGTGACCATCATGCCCTTTCCTTACACAcacaatatttttttcttaattttttttatttttttcaatttttaaaaaataaaagcaacaATTGTGTAAGACAACAATACAAGGGTTTAGTATTAGACCACAACCAGCGGCGGAGTCAAAAAAATTTTCTAGGgggctaaaattaaatttatatttttatgatagtaaaaatgtaatttcatcattttaatagtttatatctttataatttttaaaagattaaatcaaatttttatcatttttagggggccaaagtacaatttgaCCATTACTCACGTTTAAGGGCAAGT
Coding sequences within it:
- the LOC107931762 gene encoding UDP-glucosyltransferase 29 → MDTKQKRIRELMFPWLAQGHISPFLELAKKPTNRNLYVYFCSTAVNLDSIKPKISPNHSLSIQFIELKLPLLPQLPSYYQTTKGLPPHLMNTLVKSVDMSRDGFATILKTLDPDLFIYDLFQPWAPTLASSLNIPAILFYTASVAAASFTFHAWKNLKREEFPFPEFYINDCFMPIKSSRNEFGRTPPVSSSKERILLCLGHSSDIILVKSFRELEGKYMDYLSILLNKKIGPTGPLVRDASEEHHENEKEILEWLTKKRKASTVFVSFGSEYYLSNKEREAIAEGLELSGVYFIWVLRFPFGDKDKPKFDEALPEGYLERIGERELMVEDWAPQAKILQHSSIGGFVSDCGWSSVTESLKFGVPIIAMPMCVDQPLNARLVQAVSVGVEVERGKDGSLEREEIVRAIKQVVGEKDGENIRNQNHLFSP